From Pseudanabaena galeata CCNP1313, a single genomic window includes:
- a CDS encoding DUF3122 domain-containing protein, which produces MHQLEEAPNQMVYQSRQSLKDQHGNTWQTVAFKRSRPDGNSSFELRLVGFPNLVAIDHAQPLTLSNSLGKTLTAIDTSSNIFKEGAQANVGQYDLQPLLSELQAEIPLKISLPTLKGDAISLSVPPSLVAEWQTVANY; this is translated from the coding sequence ATTCACCAACTTGAGGAAGCGCCAAATCAGATGGTTTATCAGTCACGCCAATCTCTCAAAGATCAGCATGGTAATACTTGGCAAACCGTTGCTTTCAAGCGATCGCGTCCTGATGGCAATAGTAGCTTTGAGTTGCGCCTAGTGGGATTTCCTAATTTAGTAGCGATCGATCATGCTCAGCCCTTAACTTTAAGCAATTCCTTGGGTAAAACCCTCACGGCTATTGATACCTCTAGCAATATTTTTAAAGAGGGAGCGCAGGCGAATGTCGGACAGTATGATCTGCAACCTTTGTTATCAGAATTGCAAGCGGAGATTCCTTTAAAGATTTCTTTGCCCACGCTCAAAGGTGATGCGATTAGTCTATCGGTTCCACCTTCATTAGTCGCAGAATGGCAAACTGTGGCGAATTATTAA
- a CDS encoding SCP-2 sterol transfer family protein, whose amino-acid sequence MADLFSHEWMKAFGELWNADAEIVNELAKIHFNSVIGYGFEDQDKPSGILVVQEGKVVFAGAYDGQSLNWDLRADRPHWQKWTIKGLDMLGLSMAYMSRKLQFRVGDYTAMIKDPRMASPFIKSFAVMSKV is encoded by the coding sequence ATGGCAGATTTATTTTCCCATGAATGGATGAAAGCTTTTGGTGAACTATGGAATGCTGATGCAGAGATTGTCAATGAACTTGCGAAGATACATTTTAACTCTGTAATTGGCTATGGCTTTGAAGATCAAGACAAACCCAGTGGAATACTGGTGGTTCAGGAAGGCAAGGTGGTTTTTGCAGGAGCCTATGATGGTCAGTCATTAAACTGGGATTTACGCGCCGATCGCCCCCATTGGCAAAAGTGGACGATTAAAGGCTTGGATATGTTGGGTTTGAGTATGGCGTATATGAGCCGCAAGCTGCAATTCCGCGTTGGCGACTACACAGCCATGATTAAAGATCCAAGGATGGCAAGTCCATTTATCAAATCATTTGCAGTGATGAGCAAGGTTTAG
- a CDS encoding rhodanese-like domain-containing protein gives MKPKSAAKKQTSQPLAPSPLSPSQLKSRQSQLMVVDVRGWFEYFMGHIAGAKRMSRDRILKEVPQDQAIAITCLSGHRSDMAAQWLVAQGYSKVYSLKGGLLAWQGAGYSVHRGNQP, from the coding sequence ATGAAACCAAAATCAGCAGCTAAAAAACAAACTAGCCAACCCCTAGCTCCTTCGCCCCTATCTCCATCACAATTAAAGTCTCGCCAGAGTCAATTAATGGTAGTGGATGTGCGGGGATGGTTTGAGTATTTCATGGGACATATCGCAGGGGCAAAGAGAATGAGCCGCGATCGCATTCTTAAAGAAGTTCCCCAAGATCAAGCGATCGCGATTACTTGCCTATCTGGACATCGCAGCGATATGGCGGCGCAATGGCTAGTTGCTCAGGGCTACAGCAAAGTCTATAGCCTCAAGGGTGGTTTATTGGCTTGGCAAGGTGCGGGTTATTCTGTGCATCGTGGCAACCAACCTTAA
- a CDS encoding efflux RND transporter periplasmic adaptor subunit has product MITNKITNSKTQHFWQSLLQNKLLLIGSISGLVLLSGGTIWWLTQSSKNGQSAANLAAASSTANPIQVKTAIARQQGVNNQRVLTGSVEPLETVTLTSRVMGQIRQLNVQEGDRVKAGQVLIDIDVADIQAQGNQALAGVSMAQSNFQNAEARLQQSIGQLLEIESDLTEAMLEQSRMSRLQAEGAVSQQLLDQANTRVKMSQARLQQTQAMIGQSQATMNQAQAQVSQAQSQVSQVMANLDYGTISAPFDGVVTRKHSEVGAMAGPAQPLLTIESSDRLRFSTQVPESMISQVRTGQKVSILIDALNRDVTGTVSHIIPSADPTTRNFTVKVTLNGTAGVISGMFGRLQLTNPTVAQKTSDRQVLMIPKNAIVQQFGITGVYKVVAGQANFQPITTGRINGEVIEVFSGLTDGEQLVLQPSPDLKNGTAVQVN; this is encoded by the coding sequence ATGATCACAAATAAAATCACAAATAGTAAAACTCAGCATTTTTGGCAGTCGCTATTACAGAATAAACTGCTGTTGATTGGCTCAATTTCGGGCTTGGTTTTACTTTCGGGCGGCACGATCTGGTGGTTGACTCAAAGCAGTAAAAATGGACAGTCAGCCGCAAATTTGGCAGCGGCAAGTTCTACGGCAAATCCCATACAGGTAAAAACGGCGATCGCCCGTCAACAGGGTGTGAATAATCAGCGCGTGCTTACAGGCAGTGTCGAACCCTTAGAAACGGTGACGCTCACTAGTCGCGTGATGGGACAAATTCGCCAGTTAAATGTGCAGGAAGGCGATCGGGTCAAGGCTGGACAAGTACTGATTGACATTGATGTGGCGGACATTCAGGCACAGGGCAATCAAGCTCTGGCTGGGGTGAGCATGGCGCAGTCCAATTTTCAAAATGCGGAAGCGAGACTACAACAATCGATCGGACAACTGCTTGAAATTGAGTCGGACTTAACTGAGGCAATGCTTGAGCAAAGTCGGATGTCAAGGTTGCAAGCAGAGGGTGCGGTTAGTCAACAACTGCTCGATCAGGCAAATACGCGGGTAAAAATGAGTCAGGCGCGACTGCAACAAACCCAAGCAATGATTGGTCAATCGCAAGCCACGATGAATCAAGCCCAAGCACAGGTCAGTCAAGCCCAATCGCAAGTATCACAGGTTATGGCGAATCTCGACTATGGCACGATCTCGGCTCCCTTTGATGGGGTGGTGACACGCAAACATAGTGAGGTTGGGGCAATGGCTGGACCTGCACAACCTTTGTTGACCATTGAAAGTAGCGATCGCTTGCGATTTAGTACCCAAGTTCCTGAATCGATGATCTCGCAAGTTCGCACAGGGCAGAAAGTATCTATTTTGATCGATGCGCTTAATCGAGATGTCACGGGTACAGTCAGTCACATCATTCCATCAGCCGATCCCACTACTCGTAATTTCACGGTCAAAGTGACTTTGAATGGCACGGCTGGTGTAATTTCAGGGATGTTCGGTCGCCTGCAATTAACCAATCCCACCGTGGCGCAAAAAACTAGTGATCGCCAAGTTTTGATGATCCCTAAAAATGCGATCGTGCAGCAGTTTGGTATCACAGGCGTTTACAAAGTAGTTGCGGGGCAAGCCAATTTTCAGCCCATTACCACAGGACGGATCAATGGGGAAGTGATCGAAGTATTTTCAGGACTAACTGATGGCGAGCAATTAGTATTGCAACCATCTCCTGACCTCAAAAATGGAACTGCGGTTCAAGTCAATTAG
- a CDS encoding efflux RND transporter permease subunit: MSEPIKNPPKYSLIGQITNYFINSQLTILVIAVLVIFGIGAVVLTPKEENPQIIVPAAEVYLPYAGASASVVEQTLTNPIEAKLRELSGVEHIYSASQDSGAKVTVQFVVGQNWEDSLFKLQNHLYSNQDLLPKGASYLVKPVIIDDVPIVTLTITGKDYSDNQLRRIGERLLEDLRSIPNTANLAITGGQPRAIRVDLDPDKLASYKLSAPQIAQRLQNENVRLPAGDVSIGKTRLFIDGGNLFQSVNDVGEVIVGFGQGSKSPIYLRDVANVIYDFSDRTTISRINFRQDWDISIPYPDTKAQPKGEFVAQPAITIGIAKQKGTNAVTVAQQIFQRVEELKPQLPSGITIAVTRNDGQTADRAVGDLYQSLGIAIFTVVALLVIFLGWRESSIVAFVIPLTLAGTLAVGFVSGQTINRITLFALILALGTLVDDAIAVTENIHRYFEETPNMNWRQKTQAAVMAVNELGTPVILSTITVILAFVPMAFVTGMMGPYMQPIPFNVPVAMIVSTTLALTITPFLALRMIKIIQENGEHQLTPIEDTKIYRLYAKLMNPLLNSASRRRFVLFFITGLMLASFLLPLTQTVKFRMLPKANKDTFLVQLDTPLGTELTETDRIVQDLEAILRQNPETTNFETYVGMGAPIDFNGMLRGAIDRFGEHYADIRVHLTNKDARSIQSEGIVLSLRPKLTEVAQKNNAIVKLVEDPPGPPVRSTMLAEIYGSDYNKQRQLTKEVRAVFAQTAQVVDIDDSVKNQIPQMRLVVDREKVNRAGLTTQDVAQTINMAIAGSQVSIMKVSGELAPVGIQVRFANANRQSIDDLSRIQLPTSQGSLVPLTELVTFTPSTVDEPILHKDQRPVTYVMGEMGDRSSVYAVIEQIIYFFQNPLPKGYYIQWDGEWKLTLDVFRDLGLAMMVAVVLIYLILVGQFRSFKVPMIILGAIPLALIGILLVFAVNGVYFSATAMIGVIALAGIVVRNAIVLLEFIGDKLKEGGELKAAILEAGAVRFRPILLTSVTTMLGTLSILGDPVWSGLAWALLGGMLTSSFLTLFIIPILYYGDRITHKITEDEQEDLDAPESPNFPSDQSPMPS; this comes from the coding sequence ATGTCTGAACCTATTAAAAACCCGCCCAAATACAGCCTGATTGGGCAAATCACAAACTATTTCATCAATTCCCAGTTGACAATTTTGGTGATTGCCGTGCTGGTGATTTTTGGGATTGGTGCGGTTGTTCTCACTCCCAAAGAAGAGAATCCCCAAATTATTGTCCCTGCGGCTGAGGTTTATCTTCCCTATGCAGGGGCTTCAGCCTCCGTTGTCGAACAAACCCTGACCAATCCCATTGAAGCCAAACTAAGGGAACTGTCGGGCGTTGAGCATATCTATTCCGCCTCGCAAGATTCGGGTGCAAAGGTAACTGTCCAGTTTGTCGTGGGACAGAACTGGGAAGACTCACTCTTTAAATTACAGAACCATCTCTATAGCAATCAGGACTTGCTGCCCAAGGGCGCAAGTTATCTGGTGAAGCCTGTAATTATTGACGATGTGCCGATTGTGACCCTGACGATTACGGGTAAAGACTACAGCGACAATCAATTGCGCCGCATCGGTGAACGTCTCTTAGAAGACCTTCGCAGCATTCCTAATACCGCCAATCTCGCGATTACTGGCGGACAACCCCGTGCGATTCGGGTCGATCTTGACCCTGACAAACTCGCCAGCTACAAACTCTCAGCACCGCAGATCGCTCAACGCCTCCAGAATGAAAATGTGCGGTTGCCTGCGGGGGATGTGTCCATTGGCAAAACTCGTTTATTTATTGATGGCGGCAATCTCTTTCAGTCCGTTAATGATGTTGGGGAGGTAATTGTCGGCTTTGGACAGGGTTCCAAGTCGCCGATTTATTTGCGGGATGTGGCGAATGTGATTTATGATTTTAGCGATCGCACAACAATCTCACGGATTAATTTTCGCCAAGATTGGGATATTAGCATTCCCTATCCCGACACCAAAGCCCAGCCTAAAGGCGAATTTGTAGCGCAACCTGCGATCACGATCGGCATTGCCAAGCAAAAGGGAACTAATGCTGTCACCGTTGCCCAACAGATTTTCCAACGGGTTGAAGAACTAAAACCGCAGTTACCATCGGGCATCACGATCGCCGTGACCCGTAATGATGGACAGACCGCCGATCGCGCTGTAGGGGATCTTTATCAAAGTTTAGGCATCGCCATTTTTACGGTGGTGGCGCTCCTCGTAATTTTCCTTGGTTGGCGCGAATCCTCGATTGTTGCCTTTGTGATTCCCTTGACCCTTGCGGGTACTCTCGCAGTGGGATTTGTTTCTGGACAAACGATCAATCGGATTACCCTATTTGCCTTGATTTTAGCTTTGGGAACGCTGGTGGATGATGCGATCGCCGTTACCGAAAACATTCATCGCTATTTTGAAGAAACGCCCAACATGAACTGGCGGCAGAAAACCCAAGCCGCAGTCATGGCGGTTAATGAATTGGGAACACCTGTCATTCTTTCCACAATTACGGTCATTCTTGCCTTTGTGCCGATGGCGTTTGTCACAGGCATGATGGGTCCCTATATGCAGCCCATTCCCTTTAATGTTCCCGTTGCCATGATCGTCAGTACCACCTTGGCGCTAACGATTACGCCCTTCTTGGCATTGCGGATGATTAAGATCATACAGGAAAATGGCGAACATCAATTAACTCCCATTGAAGATACAAAGATTTATCGTCTCTATGCAAAGTTGATGAATCCTTTACTCAACTCGGCAAGCCGTCGCCGTTTTGTGTTGTTCTTCATTACAGGATTGATGTTAGCTTCCTTCCTATTGCCGTTAACCCAAACGGTGAAGTTTAGAATGCTGCCCAAGGCGAATAAAGATACATTTTTAGTGCAGTTAGATACACCCTTGGGAACGGAGCTTACTGAAACCGATCGCATTGTGCAGGATCTCGAAGCAATTTTGCGGCAAAATCCTGAAACTACTAATTTTGAAACCTATGTGGGCATGGGCGCACCAATTGACTTTAACGGGATGCTGCGCGGTGCAATCGATCGCTTTGGTGAACATTACGCTGATATTCGCGTGCATCTCACCAATAAAGATGCCCGTTCTATTCAATCAGAAGGCATTGTTTTAAGTCTGCGTCCGAAACTAACAGAAGTTGCTCAAAAAAATAATGCGATCGTGAAATTAGTGGAAGATCCCCCAGGTCCGCCTGTGCGATCGACTATGCTTGCGGAAATCTATGGTTCTGACTATAACAAGCAGCGCCAACTGACTAAAGAAGTACGCGCTGTTTTTGCTCAAACCGCGCAGGTTGTGGATATTGATGATTCTGTGAAAAATCAAATTCCGCAGATGCGTCTGGTCGTTGATCGCGAAAAGGTCAACCGCGCAGGGCTGACTACGCAGGATGTGGCTCAGACCATTAACATGGCGATCGCAGGTTCGCAAGTCTCGATCATGAAAGTATCAGGCGAACTCGCCCCCGTTGGCATTCAAGTGCGTTTTGCCAATGCCAATCGCCAGAGCATTGACGATCTCAGTCGGATTCAATTACCGACTAGCCAAGGTTCCCTAGTGCCGCTAACGGAACTAGTCACCTTCACGCCTAGTACCGTCGATGAGCCGATCCTGCATAAGGATCAACGTCCCGTTACCTATGTCATGGGTGAAATGGGCGATCGCTCCTCGGTCTATGCCGTAATTGAACAAATCATTTACTTCTTTCAGAATCCCTTGCCCAAAGGTTATTACATTCAATGGGATGGGGAATGGAAACTCACGCTCGATGTATTCCGTGACTTGGGACTGGCGATGATGGTAGCGGTGGTACTGATTTATCTAATCCTCGTCGGACAGTTCCGTAGCTTCAAAGTACCGATGATCATTCTCGGTGCGATTCCCCTTGCCTTGATTGGGATTCTCTTAGTCTTTGCGGTAAATGGTGTTTATTTCAGTGCCACAGCAATGATCGGTGTAATTGCCCTTGCAGGGATTGTGGTCAGAAATGCGATCGTGCTTCTAGAATTTATCGGCGACAAGCTCAAGGAAGGCGGCGAATTAAAAGCTGCCATTCTCGAAGCAGGAGCAGTCAGATTTCGCCCAATTTTATTAACTAGCGTGACCACAATGCTAGGCACGCTCTCGATTCTGGGCGATCCTGTCTGGTCAGGTTTAGCATGGGCTTTGCTAGGTGGAATGTTAACTTCTTCTTTCCTGACTCTATTTATTATTCCGATTCTGTATTATGGCGATCGGATTACCCATAAAATCACAGAAGACGAGCAGGAAGATTTAGATGCTCCCGAATCTCCTAATTTCCCTTCCGATCAAAGTCCTATGCCTAGCTAA
- a CDS encoding DsbA family oxidoreductase, translated as MEPIHISYYSDVLCIWAYIAQIRLDELAANFPDQVEIDYHFFPVFGNAHEKLEKSWRDRGGLRGYSNHVHTVAAKFPHITVHPDIWVVNTPTSATSCHLFLNAIQLLEIKGLIPKSEKLFEKANWEFRRAFFVETADVSDRKVQFQIAEKLGIAIADLQAQIDSGEAYALLSRDFELIREKTVSVSPTMIFNEGRQRLNGNVGYRVIEANIRELLNNPEDEHSWC; from the coding sequence ATGGAACCAATTCACATTTCTTACTATTCCGATGTTCTCTGCATTTGGGCTTATATCGCCCAAATCCGCCTTGATGAACTAGCTGCTAACTTTCCCGATCAAGTGGAGATCGACTATCATTTTTTCCCTGTATTTGGCAATGCCCATGAAAAACTAGAAAAAAGTTGGCGCGATCGCGGCGGATTACGCGGCTATAGCAATCATGTGCATACAGTCGCGGCTAAGTTTCCCCATATCACCGTGCATCCCGATATCTGGGTCGTCAATACACCAACTTCAGCTACTTCCTGTCATCTATTTCTGAATGCAATTCAATTATTAGAAATCAAAGGGCTGATTCCTAAATCAGAGAAACTGTTTGAAAAAGCCAATTGGGAATTTCGCCGCGCCTTTTTTGTGGAAACTGCGGATGTTAGCGATCGCAAAGTACAGTTTCAGATTGCTGAGAAATTAGGTATTGCGATCGCCGATCTGCAAGCTCAAATTGATAGTGGCGAAGCCTATGCTTTGCTATCAAGGGATTTTGAGTTAATTCGCGAAAAAACTGTGTCCGTTAGCCCCACGATGATTTTTAACGAAGGGCGACAAAGACTAAATGGGAATGTCGGCTATCGAGTCATTGAGGCAAATATTCGTGAGTTGCTGAATAATCCCGAAGATGAACATTCTTGGTGTTAG
- a CDS encoding cytochrome ubiquinol oxidase subunit I produces the protein MDILSNTVALSRMQFALTAIFHMLWPVLTTGMAIYLVIVEGLWLKTRNPDYYRHARFWSKLYVLNFGIGVASGLPMEFQFGTNWAPFSEAVGDFFGSILGFEGAMAFMLEAGFLGIMLFGWERVNPAIHYLATIMVAFGANLSTFWILVANSWLQTPSGGEMVNGKFIVSDYFQAIANPFMLKSVSHMFFATLETSLFVIGGISAWYILNNRHQAFFTKSLKIVLAAAIAVTPVQIYIGHLSAEQVAQYQPTKLAAMEAKWETSPAGQPADWSLLAIPDEKTQSNKWEITIPNGLGYVLEFQKNLTSPVLGLKEWKYSDRPHMVGLIYYAFRIMSGIGFFLAGLMLWSALQWLLGNLSAEKIAKQKWLLRTWIFAAPLGYIAVESGWIVRCVGRQPWTMYGQIRTADAASHVPAGNVLTSLTLFAVVYSILLVATLYFGSRIIRHGPNLDIPIPGLDNKLAINMEPATFIPDQRPAETQL, from the coding sequence ATGGATATCCTATCAAATACCGTCGCACTGTCACGAATGCAATTTGCGTTAACCGCCATTTTTCATATGCTCTGGCCAGTTCTGACTACAGGCATGGCAATCTATCTCGTCATTGTCGAAGGACTATGGCTGAAGACCCGTAATCCTGATTACTACCGCCACGCTCGCTTCTGGTCAAAGTTATACGTTCTTAACTTCGGGATTGGCGTTGCCTCAGGGCTACCGATGGAATTTCAATTTGGGACAAACTGGGCTCCATTTTCGGAAGCAGTAGGTGATTTCTTTGGCAGCATTCTCGGATTTGAAGGCGCAATGGCTTTCATGCTCGAAGCAGGATTCTTAGGGATTATGTTATTTGGCTGGGAGCGAGTAAATCCAGCAATTCACTATCTCGCCACAATTATGGTTGCCTTCGGTGCAAACCTATCTACTTTCTGGATTTTAGTCGCTAACTCTTGGCTGCAAACGCCATCGGGCGGTGAGATGGTCAATGGTAAGTTTATTGTCAGTGACTACTTTCAGGCGATCGCCAATCCCTTTATGCTGAAAAGCGTATCGCATATGTTCTTTGCTACCCTCGAAACATCACTATTCGTAATCGGCGGTATTAGCGCTTGGTATATTCTCAACAATCGTCATCAAGCTTTTTTTACCAAATCGCTCAAAATTGTCCTAGCCGCTGCGATCGCTGTTACGCCTGTGCAGATTTACATCGGACACCTCAGTGCCGAACAAGTAGCCCAATATCAACCAACGAAACTGGCGGCGATGGAAGCCAAATGGGAAACTAGTCCTGCGGGACAGCCTGCGGATTGGAGTCTATTGGCAATTCCAGACGAAAAGACTCAAAGCAACAAATGGGAAATTACGATTCCCAACGGGCTTGGCTATGTTTTAGAATTTCAAAAGAACTTAACCTCACCCGTTCTCGGCTTAAAAGAATGGAAATATAGCGATCGCCCTCACATGGTGGGCTTGATATATTATGCTTTTCGGATCATGAGTGGGATTGGCTTTTTCCTAGCAGGACTGATGCTCTGGAGTGCCTTGCAATGGTTATTAGGCAATCTCTCTGCGGAAAAAATTGCTAAACAAAAATGGCTCCTCCGCACTTGGATTTTTGCTGCACCATTAGGTTATATTGCCGTAGAGTCGGGCTGGATTGTCCGATGTGTAGGACGACAACCTTGGACAATGTATGGACAGATTCGCACGGCTGATGCAGCTTCCCATGTTCCCGCAGGAAATGTATTAACTTCATTAACCCTATTTGCAGTGGTTTATTCGATCCTATTAGTTGCCACACTGTACTTTGGCAGCAGAATCATTCGTCATGGTCCGAATTTGGATATACCCATTCCGGGGCTAGACAACAAACTAGCCATCAATATGGAACCCGCGACATTCATTCCCGATCAACGTCCAGCAGAAACTCAATTGTAA
- the cydB gene encoding cytochrome d ubiquinol oxidase subunit II gives MEALKDFLPQVWFVILALFLFLYVMLDGFDLGVGIFSLTSSDEERRGILMTSLGNIWDANETWLVIMGGALFGAFPLAYGTILSALYIPIFIMIFGLIFRAVAFEFREHSSNKTFWNFAFGAGSFIAALGQGFALGSVIAGIKVDASGHFIGSSWDWLDWRSLLVALTLIQGYVLIGSTYLILKTEGELQKTHFRTAKIAAITTFIGAILITIATPVVYETLRTKLFSAPLVYVFAVIPVIGVWLIWNLLSSLNREQENTPFVWTILLFLLTFIGLGLIVFPYIIPNQITIYQAAAAPSALVFMLTFIGVLIPIMLFYNIYNYVVFRGKVVGSAYGD, from the coding sequence ATGGAAGCATTAAAAGATTTTCTACCTCAAGTTTGGTTTGTGATTCTGGCTTTATTCTTATTCCTATACGTCATGCTGGATGGGTTCGATCTTGGTGTGGGCATCTTTTCTCTAACTAGTTCTGACGAAGAACGTCGTGGGATTTTGATGACTAGCCTCGGCAATATTTGGGATGCTAATGAAACTTGGCTAGTGATCATGGGAGGTGCATTATTTGGCGCATTTCCCCTCGCCTATGGCACAATTCTCAGTGCCTTATACATTCCCATCTTCATCATGATTTTCGGACTGATTTTTCGCGCCGTTGCCTTTGAATTTCGCGAACATTCCAGTAATAAAACATTTTGGAATTTTGCCTTTGGTGCTGGCAGTTTTATCGCGGCTCTCGGACAAGGCTTTGCCCTCGGTAGCGTCATAGCAGGGATTAAAGTTGATGCGTCTGGACATTTCATTGGTTCGTCTTGGGATTGGCTCGATTGGCGATCGCTCTTGGTTGCCCTCACCCTGATCCAAGGATATGTGCTGATTGGTTCTACCTATTTAATTTTGAAAACCGAAGGAGAATTACAAAAGACTCACTTCAGGACTGCAAAAATTGCCGCAATTACCACCTTCATCGGCGCAATTTTGATCACGATCGCCACGCCTGTAGTTTATGAAACCCTAAGAACAAAACTATTTAGCGCCCCCTTAGTATATGTTTTTGCGGTGATTCCCGTTATTGGCGTGTGGTTGATTTGGAATCTATTAAGCAGCCTTAACCGTGAGCAGGAAAACACTCCATTTGTCTGGACAATTCTGCTATTTCTGCTGACATTTATTGGTCTAGGATTAATCGTATTTCCTTACATTATTCCCAACCAAATCACCATTTATCAAGCCGCCGCCGCGCCCAGCGCTCTTGTGTTTATGCTCACTTTTATCGGTGTTCTCATTCCGATCATGCTATTTTACAACATCTACAACTATGTCGTATTTCGAGGCAAAGTTGTAGGTAGTGCCTATGGCGATTAA
- a CDS encoding FAD-dependent oxidoreductase, protein MKNLVLIGGGHSHAIALRLFGIYPLATDIRLTLITDVANAPYSGMLPGHILGYYSFQECHIDLVNLAKFAQADLIVDRAINLDLAHKQVLCQNHAPIDFDWLSIDIGSTPDSSAIVGVDQYTIAAKPVPQFLTHWQQLLTSLESAQAMPTDRPLRIGIVGGGTGGVELAFTIKSRIEAILQSQGLSPMVLGTQLLEIHLFHRQVTLMTGYPTNVGKRFEQILLNQGIYVHLSETVNFVKPDSDNQSEQYPLQTPKIIGCESGFTLLCDRIFWLTNAMAPSWIRDSGLTTDQKDFILINNKLQSISHPYIFATGDIASSISHPRPKAGVFAVHQGKHLFKNLQRISSGQPLLPFYPQKHHLSLIGTGYKIESSEKYLQAMIAWGGLCFGPSKLLWFWKESIDRQFMQQFRG, encoded by the coding sequence ATGAAAAATCTAGTTTTGATTGGTGGCGGACATAGCCATGCGATCGCCTTGCGGTTATTTGGTATCTATCCCTTGGCCACAGATATCCGCCTTACCCTAATCACTGATGTCGCAAACGCCCCCTATTCTGGAATGTTGCCTGGACACATTCTTGGCTATTACAGTTTTCAAGAATGTCATATTGATTTAGTGAATCTTGCTAAGTTCGCTCAGGCTGACTTAATTGTAGATCGAGCCATCAATTTGGATTTAGCTCATAAACAAGTGCTATGTCAAAACCATGCCCCGATTGACTTTGATTGGTTATCGATTGATATTGGCAGTACCCCTGACTCATCGGCGATTGTCGGGGTCGATCAATATACGATCGCCGCCAAACCTGTACCTCAGTTTTTGACCCATTGGCAACAGTTATTAACATCCTTAGAAAGCGCTCAAGCGATGCCGACTGATCGCCCGTTACGCATCGGCATTGTTGGCGGCGGCACTGGTGGAGTCGAATTAGCTTTCACAATTAAGTCACGAATAGAAGCCATTCTGCAATCGCAAGGATTATCGCCCATGGTTCTAGGAACTCAGTTGTTAGAAATTCATTTGTTTCATCGACAAGTAACCCTAATGACGGGCTATCCTACAAATGTAGGAAAACGCTTTGAACAAATTCTACTTAATCAAGGAATTTATGTACATCTAAGCGAAACTGTAAATTTCGTCAAACCTGATTCTGACAATCAATCCGAGCAATATCCCCTACAAACACCAAAAATAATCGGCTGCGAATCAGGATTCACATTACTATGCGATCGCATTTTTTGGCTCACTAATGCTATGGCTCCATCTTGGATTCGTGACTCAGGTTTAACCACTGACCAGAAAGACTTTATCCTCATTAACAATAAACTGCAATCTATTTCCCATCCCTACATTTTTGCCACAGGAGATATTGCTTCTAGTATTAGCCATCCCAGACCCAAAGCAGGAGTCTTCGCAGTACATCAAGGCAAACATCTATTTAAAAATTTACAGCGCATATCATCAGGTCAACCACTACTTCCTTTTTATCCCCAAAAGCATCATCTTTCGCTAATCGGCACTGGATATAAAATAGAATCTAGCGAAAAATATTTACAAGCGATGATCGCTTGGGGCGGACTATGTTTTGGTCCATCAAAACTACTCTGGTTTTGGAAAGAATCCATTGATCGTCAGTTTATGCAGCAATTTCGAGGATGA